A window of Rufibacter sp. LB8 contains these coding sequences:
- a CDS encoding BatA domain-containing protein yields the protein MFQFLHPSWLWAAVAVAVPIAIHLWNKRPPQTVLVGSIRWLQASQSQKLSRLQLSEPWLLLFRCLLLVVLALVLAQPFYKRQITAQPERHAYLHPAMLQENYLPQIAKTVDSLAQNGWRIHLLTPGFPNLPVNPETSITTFQADASATDTTNAWALLRVLNRSLPAHAQAWVFSTDLLRHHRGEFPALAPNMTWVPVSVPQTNVWLQEAFYTTSGQLRLQFGKSNGQEVTFLERKVPKPVPGQILTLPEFPSVRFSQNATLDSLTLQGGARNSIPVTTAPLRVLVRFDQARQADVRYLKAALQTALNYRGAAVDLTVSSAPQAMPTAAPHWVFWLTDEPLAPFLASFPETSLKTLQDAPTSARIQKSESWLQIPGLAQPVSLHQRVPAPVNPAAAVLWQDGFGQPMLTQEQAARHTQYRFYSRFHPAWNALVDNGHFPELLLRLLFPENTAWKTLYDARTLPAAVEIPRAFSGSFLEMKPKTEEVLDLKPWLVALAALLLALERWLAGRRGNQLSTLK from the coding sequence TTGTTCCAGTTTCTACACCCCAGTTGGTTATGGGCGGCGGTAGCGGTGGCGGTGCCCATTGCCATTCATCTTTGGAACAAGCGCCCGCCCCAGACGGTGCTGGTGGGCAGTATTAGGTGGTTGCAGGCGTCGCAGAGCCAGAAACTCAGCCGACTCCAACTGTCGGAGCCCTGGCTGCTGTTGTTCCGCTGCCTGTTGTTGGTAGTATTGGCCTTGGTGTTGGCCCAGCCTTTCTACAAGCGCCAGATAACCGCCCAGCCTGAACGGCACGCCTATCTGCATCCGGCGATGCTGCAAGAAAACTATCTTCCCCAGATTGCCAAAACTGTAGATTCATTGGCACAGAACGGGTGGCGAATTCACCTGTTGACCCCTGGTTTCCCTAATCTTCCGGTAAACCCAGAAACGTCCATCACTACTTTTCAGGCAGATGCCTCGGCCACAGATACTACCAATGCCTGGGCCCTATTGCGGGTTCTCAACAGAAGTCTTCCGGCGCATGCGCAGGCCTGGGTGTTCAGCACAGATTTGCTCCGGCACCACCGCGGCGAATTCCCTGCGCTAGCGCCCAACATGACGTGGGTGCCGGTGAGCGTTCCGCAGACAAACGTCTGGTTGCAAGAGGCGTTCTACACTACTTCGGGCCAGTTGCGGCTCCAGTTCGGGAAAAGCAATGGCCAGGAAGTCACGTTCCTGGAGAGAAAAGTACCGAAACCCGTGCCGGGGCAAATCCTCACACTACCAGAATTCCCCTCGGTTCGATTCTCACAAAATGCTACTTTGGACTCCCTCACGCTGCAAGGCGGTGCCCGAAATTCAATTCCAGTGACTACCGCGCCGCTTCGGGTCTTGGTCCGTTTTGACCAGGCGCGGCAAGCCGATGTGCGGTATCTCAAAGCCGCGTTGCAAACGGCGCTGAATTACCGCGGAGCTGCGGTTGACCTCACCGTTTCCTCGGCTCCGCAAGCCATGCCCACCGCCGCGCCCCACTGGGTTTTCTGGCTCACAGACGAACCACTGGCCCCGTTTTTGGCCTCATTTCCAGAAACGAGCCTGAAAACGCTGCAAGACGCACCTACCTCGGCCCGCATCCAGAAATCCGAAAGCTGGCTCCAGATTCCCGGCCTCGCGCAACCCGTGTCCCTGCATCAGCGCGTACCCGCCCCCGTAAACCCTGCCGCGGCTGTGCTCTGGCAAGATGGTTTCGGGCAGCCTATGCTCACCCAGGAACAAGCCGCGCGCCACACGCAGTACCGGTTTTACAGTCGGTTTCACCCAGCCTGGAACGCTTTGGTAGACAATGGTCACTTCCCGGAACTGCTGTTGCGCCTGCTCTTCCCAGAAAACACTGCCTGGAAAACCTTATATGACGCCCGCACCCTGCCCGCCGCCGTGGAAATCCCCCGCGCGTTTTCGGGCTCGTTTCTGGAAATGAAGCCAAAAACGGAAGAAGTATTGGACCTAAAACCGTGGCTGGTGGCTTTGGCGGCGCTGTTGCTGGCATTGGAAAGATGGTTGGCGGGGAGGAGGGGAAACCAATTATCTACACTGAAATGA
- a CDS encoding M48 family metallopeptidase, with product MKKLFCLFLFLSSVFQAHAQSDLWKEWQKRGEKKPSLLPMYGGKPKSKSMLAADQKFLATVDKQGGTRPASSKEFSAMGWQYVQNREVITAMYRFNQAWLLDSTNAEAYHGFGYITGMFEAYKESFDNFDRGLRCDSSNIELLKDYVFMIIVKQKTAPSSSDISHAERLIRHTLAVNPNYAYAHHLNAKVLFYKRDYAEAWESLYLAKLKGSNSFDQVFIKVLHARMPDPRKELVKNYASSFPFLASFPEMSPKTPPLIPNSPFLILNF from the coding sequence ATGAAAAAGCTCTTCTGCCTCTTTTTGTTCTTGTCGTCTGTTTTCCAAGCGCACGCGCAGTCTGATTTATGGAAAGAGTGGCAGAAGCGCGGCGAAAAGAAGCCCAGTTTGTTGCCGATGTATGGCGGCAAACCTAAATCAAAGAGCATGTTGGCAGCAGACCAGAAATTTTTGGCTACCGTGGATAAACAAGGCGGAACTAGACCCGCGAGTAGTAAGGAATTTTCAGCCATGGGATGGCAATATGTCCAGAACAGAGAAGTAATTACGGCTATGTACCGGTTCAACCAGGCGTGGCTGCTGGACTCAACCAATGCAGAGGCGTACCATGGTTTTGGGTATATAACGGGTATGTTTGAGGCCTACAAAGAATCATTCGATAATTTCGATCGGGGTCTTCGGTGTGATTCCTCAAATATTGAACTGCTCAAAGATTACGTGTTTATGATTATTGTCAAACAGAAGACAGCTCCCTCTTCCTCAGATATCTCACATGCTGAGAGGTTAATCCGTCACACCTTGGCTGTAAACCCAAACTACGCCTACGCCCATCATCTTAACGCGAAGGTTTTATTTTATAAAAGAGACTATGCTGAAGCGTGGGAAAGCCTTTATCTGGCCAAACTAAAAGGAAGTAATTCATTTGACCAAGTGTTTATCAAAGTCTTGCACGCCCGAATGCCTGACCCTAGAAAAGAACTGGTTAAAAACTACGCAAGCAGTTTTCCGTTTTTGGCTTCGTTTCCAGAAATGAGCCCCAAAACGCCACCGCTAATTCCTAATTCCCCATTCCTCATTCTTAATTTTTAA
- a CDS encoding DUF58 domain-containing protein, with translation MPHRLLNPQTFAAIKDLRLVAKAVVDGFLLGQNQSIRRGAGIEFAQYRSYQPGDDLRQLDWKMFARSDRYYIRESEVDSSVAVRFVVDASGSMAHQDGDLSKLDYARFLVAALAYLATQQGDAVGLFILQENQLVQLAPQQGSQHMQRFFHQLSHVKPNGQFPAADRLAPVFARKRQREITVLVTDMYEQTTEISDTLRKIGAREKDTLLFHLMGRNELEFNYQGQLQFQDLETGQTLQLNPDTQREAYLQHLQTWLQALETETRKKQIHYERFHLHEPLDKALRAFLLSRARQ, from the coding sequence ATGCCCCACCGCCTTCTCAATCCCCAGACCTTTGCCGCTATCAAAGACTTGCGCCTGGTGGCCAAGGCCGTGGTAGATGGGTTTCTGCTGGGGCAGAACCAGAGCATCCGGCGGGGGGCGGGCATTGAGTTTGCGCAGTATAGAAGTTACCAGCCCGGCGATGATTTGCGGCAGCTGGACTGGAAGATGTTCGCGCGGTCAGACAGGTATTACATCAGGGAGTCTGAGGTGGACAGCAGCGTGGCCGTGCGGTTTGTGGTAGATGCCAGCGGCTCCATGGCCCACCAAGACGGAGACCTCAGCAAGCTGGACTACGCCCGGTTTCTGGTGGCGGCGCTGGCCTACCTGGCCACCCAGCAAGGCGATGCCGTCGGGCTTTTTATCTTGCAGGAAAACCAGTTGGTGCAGCTCGCGCCGCAGCAGGGCAGCCAGCACATGCAGCGGTTCTTCCACCAGCTCAGCCACGTGAAACCCAACGGCCAGTTCCCCGCGGCAGACCGGTTGGCCCCGGTGTTCGCCAGAAAACGGCAACGTGAAATCACCGTGCTGGTCACGGATATGTACGAGCAGACCACAGAGATTTCTGACACGCTCCGCAAGATTGGCGCCCGCGAAAAAGACACGCTTCTATTTCACCTCATGGGCCGCAACGAACTGGAATTCAACTACCAGGGCCAACTGCAGTTCCAAGATCTAGAGACCGGCCAAACCCTGCAACTTAACCCAGACACCCAGCGCGAAGCCTACCTACAACACCTCCAGACCTGGCTCCAGGCCCTGGAAACCGAAACCCGCAAAAAACAGATCCACTATGAACGCTTCCACCTGCATGAACCGCTGGACAAGGCACTTCGGGCGTTTCTGCTGAGCCGGGCGAGACAATAA
- a CDS encoding TldD/PmbA family protein produces the protein MAILSKDQAQALLKKALSYSKADECEINLSGYKGGNIRYARSTVSTSGEEENMSLSVEARFGKRSGVATINEFDDASLEKVVRRAEEVARIAPESPEYVPMLGPQNYLPSNAWFKTTHDINPEYRAEAARKSMVLADSKKLTSAGFWEDRSGFSAKMNSKGLFAYNQSSGVDFSVTMRTEDGTGSGYVTRDVSDVTKLDTAVASAIAAQKAIGSMQAKAVEPGKYTVILEPTAAVDLIQNMFRSMDARSAEEGRSFLSKTGGATKLGEKMFDARVTITSDPTNPEIPTSTWAGDGRAHEKVTWIDKGVVKNMPYSRFWAEKKGVKGLPSPGGFIMTGGNQSLEDLIKGTQKGILVTRLWYIRAVDPQTLLYTGLTRDGTFYIENGKIKHPVKNFRFNESPVIMLNNLEALGKPERIGGNLVPPMKIRDFTFTSLSDAV, from the coding sequence ATGGCAATATTATCTAAAGACCAAGCGCAGGCGCTCCTCAAAAAAGCCTTGAGCTATTCAAAAGCCGACGAGTGTGAGATCAACCTCAGCGGCTACAAAGGCGGCAACATCCGCTACGCGCGCAGCACGGTAAGTACCAGCGGCGAAGAAGAAAACATGTCGCTGAGCGTGGAGGCGCGGTTTGGCAAGCGTTCTGGCGTGGCCACCATCAATGAGTTTGATGATGCCTCGCTGGAGAAAGTGGTGCGCCGCGCCGAAGAGGTGGCCCGCATTGCGCCCGAAAGCCCGGAGTACGTGCCCATGCTCGGCCCGCAGAACTACCTGCCCAGCAACGCCTGGTTTAAAACCACGCATGACATCAACCCCGAGTACCGCGCCGAAGCTGCCCGCAAAAGCATGGTTCTCGCCGACAGCAAAAAACTGACCTCGGCGGGTTTCTGGGAAGACCGCAGCGGTTTCAGTGCCAAAATGAACTCCAAAGGTTTGTTCGCCTACAACCAAAGCTCTGGCGTTGACTTCTCGGTGACCATGCGCACCGAAGACGGCACCGGCTCTGGTTACGTGACCCGTGACGTAAGCGACGTAACCAAACTGGACACCGCCGTGGCTTCTGCCATTGCCGCCCAGAAAGCCATTGGCTCTATGCAGGCCAAAGCCGTGGAACCCGGCAAGTACACCGTGATTCTGGAGCCTACCGCGGCCGTAGATTTAATACAGAACATGTTCCGGAGCATGGACGCCCGCTCCGCGGAAGAAGGCCGAAGCTTTTTGAGCAAAACCGGCGGCGCCACCAAGCTGGGCGAGAAAATGTTTGACGCCCGCGTGACCATTACCTCAGACCCCACCAACCCAGAAATACCCACCTCCACCTGGGCCGGCGACGGTCGGGCCCACGAGAAAGTAACCTGGATTGACAAAGGTGTGGTGAAGAACATGCCGTATTCCCGTTTCTGGGCCGAGAAAAAAGGCGTGAAAGGCTTGCCTTCGCCGGGCGGCTTCATCATGACCGGCGGCAACCAAAGCCTGGAAGACTTAATCAAAGGCACCCAGAAAGGCATTTTGGTCACGCGTCTGTGGTACATTAGAGCCGTGGATCCGCAGACCCTGCTTTACACCGGCCTCACCCGCGACGGGACTTTCTACATTGAGAACGGCAAGATCAAGCACCCGGTCAAGAACTTCCGCTTCAATGAAAGCCCCGTGATCATGCTGAATAACCTGGAAGCCCTGGGCAAACCCGAGCGCATTGGCGGCAACCTGGTACCTCCCATGAAAATAAGGGACTTCACCTTCACCAGTTTATCTGACGCGGTATAA
- a CDS encoding endonuclease domain-containing protein → MPFNQHYNKHLKAFAKNHRQGSTKAEIRLWCELLNKGKLGVSFLRQRPVGNYIADFLCKELMLIIEVDGYSHNFKSDEDSARDKVLSDLGFTVLRFSDNEVMHDLPNIQRTLETWIAEKKAPNL, encoded by the coding sequence ATGCCTTTCAACCAGCACTACAACAAACACCTGAAGGCTTTCGCCAAAAACCACCGGCAAGGTTCCACCAAAGCCGAAATCAGGTTATGGTGTGAATTGTTGAACAAAGGAAAGCTAGGCGTCTCTTTTCTTCGGCAGCGGCCCGTGGGAAACTACATTGCAGATTTTTTATGCAAGGAACTGATGCTGATTATTGAAGTTGACGGTTATTCCCACAACTTTAAATCAGACGAAGATTCCGCAAGAGACAAAGTATTGTCTGACTTAGGCTTTACAGTTCTTAGGTTCTCAGACAATGAAGTGATGCATGATTTGCCCAATATACAGCGAACATTGGAAACTTGGATTGCAGAAAAGAAGGCTCCAAATTTATAA
- a CDS encoding MoxR family ATPase codes for MTAQEVTQLLSKLPTLRQEIGKIIVGQQEVLDEVLITLLAGGHGLLEGVPGLAKTLLVRTLASAMELPFRRIQFTPDLMPTDILGTEVLEEDHVTGKRFFQFNQGPIFASIVLADEINRTPPKTQAALLEAMQEFEVTYAGKTYPLPRPFFLLATQNPIEQSGTYPLPEAQLDRFLLYIKIKYPTELEEISVLKSTTGGAREKVQPILSGPEVLALQSLVRELAISDELVSYVARLVRATRPEDSPVPFVQEFVRWGAGPRAGQALILTAKARALLQGRFAVTLPDLQTMAYPVLRHRVLVNFTAEAENISTDRVVEELLKGVELPKEVLR; via the coding sequence TTGACTGCACAAGAAGTAACCCAGTTGTTAAGCAAACTGCCCACGCTGCGGCAGGAAATAGGTAAAATTATTGTAGGCCAGCAGGAAGTACTGGACGAAGTGCTCATCACGCTTCTGGCCGGCGGCCACGGCCTGCTGGAAGGCGTGCCCGGCCTCGCCAAAACGCTTTTGGTCCGCACCCTGGCCAGCGCCATGGAGTTGCCGTTCCGGCGCATCCAGTTCACGCCAGATTTGATGCCTACTGACATTCTGGGCACCGAAGTTTTGGAAGAGGACCATGTGACCGGCAAGCGTTTCTTCCAGTTTAACCAAGGCCCCATCTTCGCCAGCATTGTACTCGCCGACGAAATCAACCGCACGCCGCCCAAAACCCAGGCTGCGCTGCTGGAGGCCATGCAGGAATTTGAGGTGACCTACGCCGGCAAAACCTATCCTTTGCCCCGGCCGTTTTTCCTGCTCGCCACGCAGAACCCCATTGAACAGAGCGGCACGTACCCCTTGCCCGAGGCCCAACTGGACCGTTTCCTGCTCTACATCAAAATCAAGTACCCCACCGAGCTGGAGGAAATCTCCGTGTTGAAAAGCACCACCGGCGGCGCTCGTGAAAAAGTGCAGCCTATTCTGTCTGGGCCCGAGGTTCTGGCCTTGCAAAGTCTGGTGCGCGAGCTGGCCATCTCAGACGAATTGGTCAGCTATGTTGCCCGTCTGGTGCGCGCCACCAGGCCAGAAGACAGCCCGGTGCCCTTCGTGCAGGAATTTGTACGGTGGGGCGCCGGTCCCAGAGCAGGACAGGCCCTCATTCTCACCGCCAAAGCCAGAGCGTTGCTCCAAGGCAGGTTCGCGGTAACCTTGCCTGACCTGCAGACCATGGCCTACCCCGTGCTACGGCATAGAGTGTTAGTGAATTTCACGGCAGAGGCAGAGAATATTTCCACAGATAGAGTAGTGGAAGAACTCCTGAAAGGCGTGGAGCTGCCGAAGGAGGTGTTGCGATAA
- a CDS encoding DUF4159 domain-containing protein — MLAPFTFARLQYRSGNWDTDQRMPSNLLHSLVEYTTVPVVEQEKVVSLESTDIFRYPFCYLSGHKLVQFNAKEKANFTRYVQNGGFVFVDDCNHDIDGLFARSFEEQMRVCFGPKALKKIPNNHALYSSFFKFEEGPPTTSFELNGWGDDLVHDYLKAYEVNGRIGVLYSNKDYGCEWDYDFRNKRWLAEDNTKFGVNILMYALTS, encoded by the coding sequence TTGCTAGCCCCGTTCACTTTCGCCCGCCTGCAATACCGTTCCGGCAACTGGGACACTGACCAGCGTATGCCGTCAAACCTGCTGCATTCGTTGGTGGAGTACACCACCGTGCCCGTGGTGGAGCAAGAGAAAGTGGTCAGCCTGGAAAGCACAGACATTTTCAGGTACCCGTTCTGCTATTTGAGCGGCCACAAGCTGGTGCAGTTCAACGCCAAGGAGAAAGCCAATTTCACCAGGTATGTGCAGAACGGCGGCTTCGTGTTTGTAGATGATTGCAACCATGACATTGACGGCCTATTTGCGCGGAGTTTTGAGGAGCAGATGCGCGTGTGCTTCGGGCCGAAGGCGCTGAAAAAAATTCCCAACAATCACGCGCTGTATTCTTCTTTCTTCAAGTTTGAGGAAGGTCCGCCCACCACATCTTTTGAACTCAACGGCTGGGGCGATGACCTGGTGCATGACTACCTCAAAGCCTATGAAGTGAACGGAAGAATTGGCGTGCTCTACAGCAACAAAGACTACGGCTGCGAGTGGGACTATGACTTTAGGAACAAGCGCTGGCTGGCGGAGGACAACACCAAATTCGGGGTGAATATCTTGATGTACGCGCTTACCAGTTAA
- a CDS encoding T9SS type A sorting domain-containing protein, whose amino-acid sequence MKTRLLFLYSLFLLVWPLAGQSQHIDPAFSPVLERNADINTILRLQSGKLVVAGVIDAAEGDRAYGLVKMDINGNLDPNFKPQSAYFSYSTLALAEQADKFLLVGGTLLANATQPNIGIVRLQENGSLDNSFTSPLASGSVSTILVQPDGKLVIGGTFTLKGNAGLKNIARLKPDGALDETFTLTTGAQGNVKVIRAQPDGKLLVAGDFTWFENSTSYKKMVRLQPNGAVDFSFSWQNPVHDLNGIVDLITSPEGRIYFATKQKVNVSDNGFIGVGSLLMNGSSTFFQNPMYNGSGDALSGNITSLAYQDGKLLLGGFLLHRSVPSLVARITLDGQYDASFAKIRAEDTAPARALAVLPDNTFLIGGTMAEAQGFFSSGLTKADLAGQVLNSFSPDLKAEAVIRKVQVQPDGKIIIAGDLSHVNGTHTGTAARLFANGTLDQSFTQRTLLRGVTPIFGLQGEKLILLNSTNSGLVRIDQNGQLDNTFIQTPATGITAVAVAPNGKIVVSGSINGKSFARYNADGSLDPTFEVSSSLVYPARSLAVQADGKVLAGKWFSPVPTSPAEYIIRLHANGTLDEGFSIGAGPQHAIASPYIFNTLPEPDGRILVVGQFTTFNGGPTNGSIIRLTEDGSRMEPFTVPGAQLGSVLDVARTPDNTYYLAGQRVNGLYKSLAKVLPGPLSSAEAISNSTFAHVSPNPFSQDLHLILKNHPTTPVLVRILSLHGQEMYNTSFPQGAKAEQYVLRPTGLAAGTYLVEIIYNGKKATQRLIKLP is encoded by the coding sequence GTGAAAACACGTTTACTGTTTCTCTACTCGCTGTTTTTATTAGTATGGCCCCTTGCCGGGCAAAGCCAGCACATTGACCCTGCGTTTTCACCTGTGCTGGAGCGAAACGCTGACATCAACACCATTCTGCGCCTCCAGAGCGGCAAATTAGTGGTGGCCGGAGTCATTGATGCAGCTGAAGGCGACAGGGCTTATGGCCTTGTGAAAATGGATATTAACGGCAACCTAGACCCAAACTTTAAACCCCAAAGCGCTTATTTTAGCTATAGCACCCTGGCGTTGGCTGAACAGGCAGATAAGTTTTTGTTGGTTGGCGGCACCTTACTAGCAAATGCCACGCAACCCAATATTGGCATTGTCAGACTTCAGGAAAACGGAAGCCTTGATAATTCCTTTACCAGCCCTTTGGCTAGTGGGTCTGTGAGTACCATTCTAGTGCAGCCCGATGGCAAGTTGGTGATTGGTGGCACCTTTACCTTGAAAGGCAATGCCGGACTCAAGAACATTGCCCGGTTAAAACCAGATGGGGCCCTTGACGAAACCTTTACACTTACAACCGGGGCCCAGGGAAACGTGAAAGTGATTAGAGCTCAACCAGATGGCAAATTACTGGTGGCAGGAGATTTCACCTGGTTTGAAAATTCAACTTCTTACAAGAAAATGGTTCGGCTACAGCCAAACGGGGCAGTAGATTTTTCCTTTTCCTGGCAAAACCCTGTGCATGACCTCAATGGCATAGTTGACCTAATTACCAGCCCGGAAGGCCGCATTTATTTCGCTACCAAGCAGAAGGTCAACGTTTCTGATAATGGTTTTATAGGTGTGGGGAGTTTACTGATGAATGGCTCATCCACTTTCTTTCAGAACCCTATGTACAATGGTTCTGGTGATGCCTTAAGTGGCAACATTACCTCCTTGGCTTACCAAGACGGCAAGTTGCTATTGGGCGGATTCCTGCTGCATAGATCTGTGCCTTCTTTGGTGGCCCGCATTACGTTAGATGGGCAGTATGACGCTTCCTTTGCCAAGATCCGCGCAGAAGATACTGCTCCAGCCAGAGCGTTGGCGGTGCTTCCAGACAACACCTTTCTCATAGGTGGCACCATGGCCGAAGCCCAGGGCTTTTTCAGTAGTGGCCTTACCAAAGCAGACTTGGCCGGCCAGGTGCTCAATTCGTTTTCCCCAGATCTCAAGGCCGAAGCGGTAATCAGAAAAGTGCAGGTACAGCCTGATGGGAAGATTATCATTGCCGGCGACCTTTCCCACGTAAATGGCACCCATACCGGTACGGCTGCGCGGCTTTTCGCCAACGGCACCTTAGACCAATCGTTTACCCAGAGAACCCTTCTGCGGGGCGTTACGCCAATTTTCGGCCTACAGGGAGAAAAGCTCATCTTACTAAATTCAACCAACAGCGGTTTAGTGCGAATTGACCAGAACGGGCAGCTAGACAACACCTTCATACAAACACCTGCCACCGGAATCACGGCTGTAGCGGTGGCCCCTAACGGGAAAATTGTGGTCTCAGGCTCCATCAACGGGAAAAGTTTTGCGCGCTACAACGCAGATGGCTCTTTGGATCCCACTTTTGAGGTAAGTTCGTCTTTGGTGTACCCGGCGCGTAGTTTGGCAGTGCAAGCAGACGGCAAAGTACTGGCCGGTAAATGGTTTTCACCCGTTCCCACTTCGCCAGCAGAGTATATCATTAGGTTACACGCCAACGGTACGCTTGATGAAGGCTTCTCTATTGGTGCCGGTCCGCAGCATGCCATTGCCAGCCCTTACATCTTCAACACCTTGCCAGAACCAGACGGAAGAATTTTAGTGGTGGGGCAGTTCACTACTTTTAACGGAGGGCCCACTAACGGCTCTATCATTCGGCTAACCGAAGATGGTTCACGCATGGAGCCTTTTACCGTTCCAGGCGCGCAGTTAGGATCTGTGCTGGATGTGGCGAGAACCCCTGATAACACGTATTATTTGGCTGGACAACGCGTGAATGGCCTTTACAAGAGTTTGGCCAAGGTACTGCCGGGGCCGCTTTCCTCTGCAGAAGCTATAAGCAACAGCACTTTTGCCCATGTTTCCCCTAATCCGTTTTCGCAGGACTTGCACTTGATATTGAAAAACCATCCTACCACTCCCGTCTTGGTCAGAATACTGTCATTGCACGGGCAGGAAATGTATAACACCAGCTTTCCGCAGGGTGCAAAGGCAGAGCAGTATGTTCTTAGGCCAACTGGCCTGGCAGCCGGAACGTATCTGGTGGAAATCATTTATAACGGCAAGAAAGCCACCCAACGCCTCATAAAATTACCGTAA
- a CDS encoding four helix bundle protein — translation MAESIIAAKSYSFALRMIKLYKHLQKEQREFYVLTKQVLRSGTSIGANVEEALGSPSGADFRNKLTIALKEARETSYWLRLFKDSEIISITSFESVHQDCLEIIKILKSIILTSKKNEKKGSAPPTQDSGL, via the coding sequence ATGGCTGAAAGTATCATAGCTGCTAAGTCTTACAGTTTCGCGTTGCGGATGATTAAGTTGTATAAGCATCTGCAGAAAGAGCAACGGGAGTTTTATGTACTGACCAAGCAGGTTTTGCGAAGCGGAACTTCTATTGGGGCTAATGTGGAGGAAGCTTTAGGTAGCCCTTCAGGTGCAGACTTCAGAAATAAACTGACCATTGCGCTTAAAGAAGCCCGTGAAACCAGCTATTGGCTTAGGCTTTTTAAAGACTCAGAAATTATCTCAATTACCTCTTTTGAAAGTGTGCATCAAGATTGCCTCGAGATTATAAAAATCCTCAAAAGCATCATCCTCACCTCAAAAAAGAACGAGAAAAAGGGAAGCGCACCCCCAACTCAGGACTCAGGACTCTAG
- a CDS encoding RNA methyltransferase: MAEGYVGIGIFMPRSETNMGTLWRSASLLGASFIFTIGRRYQKQSSDTNKSWAQIPLYNYTDFEDFFRHLPYSCQLVGVELDEKAVPVEQFQHPERCVYLLGAEDHGLPPTVLSKCHHLVQLPGKTSLNVASAGTVVLYDRHFKKQLGQK, encoded by the coding sequence ATGGCAGAGGGTTACGTGGGCATTGGCATTTTCATGCCGAGGAGTGAGACCAACATGGGCACGCTGTGGCGGTCGGCGTCTTTGCTGGGGGCCAGTTTTATTTTCACCATTGGCCGGCGCTACCAGAAACAGAGCTCAGACACCAACAAAAGCTGGGCCCAGATTCCGCTGTATAACTACACAGATTTCGAGGATTTCTTCCGGCATTTGCCCTACAGCTGCCAGTTGGTAGGTGTGGAGTTGGATGAAAAAGCCGTGCCCGTGGAGCAGTTTCAGCACCCAGAGCGCTGCGTGTATCTGTTGGGTGCCGAAGACCACGGACTTCCGCCCACCGTGCTCTCCAAATGCCACCACCTGGTGCAGTTGCCGGGCAAAACGTCGTTGAACGTGGCCTCGGCGGGGACGGTGGTCTTGTATGACCGCCATTTCAAAAAGCAACTCGGCCAGAAGTGA